Proteins encoded in a region of the Candidatus Zixiibacteriota bacterium genome:
- a CDS encoding zinc ribbon domain-containing protein → MFCSHCGAQIEAGASTCGMCGKSVASVGAAAGRAAEQAQAASRDAMRVLGRLAVNPVGTLAQSYNELGDKRAFGAGIAFGVIFVIAMTIGTLLFVRRVWLLSPELIDYFGVPLGGAAAYLATFVTLLIVRKVGSGGASRPGFGGDAFVAGAATMPVAVMSLLAGLLGMGNFEVMALMWVFVASYCVLILYTGCTKISGLSDGAAAVSVPIVLLISTWLTKIVLTAIIF, encoded by the coding sequence ATGTTCTGCTCACATTGCGGTGCGCAGATTGAAGCCGGAGCGTCAACATGCGGGATGTGCGGCAAATCGGTGGCGAGCGTGGGCGCGGCCGCCGGACGTGCCGCCGAACAGGCGCAGGCCGCCTCGCGCGACGCGATGCGCGTCTTGGGACGGCTCGCGGTCAATCCGGTCGGCACACTGGCGCAGTCGTACAACGAGCTGGGCGACAAGCGTGCGTTCGGCGCGGGAATCGCGTTCGGCGTCATCTTTGTGATCGCGATGACCATCGGGACGCTGCTGTTCGTCCGTCGGGTCTGGCTTCTCAGTCCCGAACTGATCGATTACTTCGGAGTGCCGCTGGGCGGTGCGGCTGCCTATCTCGCCACATTTGTCACGCTGCTGATCGTGCGCAAGGTCGGATCGGGGGGCGCCTCGCGGCCGGGATTCGGCGGAGACGCATTTGTCGCGGGGGCGGCGACCATGCCGGTCGCGGTGATGTCCTTGTTGGCCGGGTTGTTGGGAATGGGCAATTTCGAGGTGATGGCGCTGATGTGGGTCTTCGTCGCGTCGTACTGCGTGCTCATTCTCTACACCGGCTGTACGAAGATCAGCGGCCTCTCCGATGGCGCAGCGGCGGTCTCGGTGCCGATCGTGCTGCTCATCTCGACTTGGCTGACCAAGATCGTGCTGACAGCGATCATCTTCTGA